From the genome of Populus trichocarpa isolate Nisqually-1 chromosome 15, P.trichocarpa_v4.1, whole genome shotgun sequence, one region includes:
- the LOC112324371 gene encoding receptor-like protein EIX2: MESTSSGLVASTKEKLHQLPSLYPNIVLLLYVKPGPRFISAAERAEFRCIERERQALLSFKQELEYPSGLLSSWGSEEGQKSDCCKWVGVGCNNRTDRITMLDLHGLAVGGNITDSLLELQHLNYLDLSDNSFYGNPFPSFVGSLRKLRYLSLSNNGLIGRLSYQLGNLSSLQSLDLSYNFDVSFESLDWLSRLSFLEHLHLTGNHLTQASDWIQVVNKLPRLKDLQLSDCSLLSIVPPALSFVNSSRSLAILDLSFNHLASSIVPWLSNSSDSLVDLDLSANQLQGSIPDAFGKMTSLTNLHLADNQLEGGIPRSFGGMCSLRELDLSSNNLSGPLPRSIRNMHGCVENSLKSLQLRDNQLHGSLPDFTRFSSVTELDLSHNKLNGSLPKRFRQRSELVSLNLSDNQLTGSLPDVTMLSSLREFLIYNNRLDGNASESIGSLSQLEKLNVGRNSLQGVMSEAHFSNLSKLQELDLSHNSLVLKFTYDWAPPFLLNYLYLSSCNLGPHFPQWLRNQNNLWVLDISGTGISDTIPNWFWDLSNSSLTLLNFSHNNMRGMLPDLSSKYAEIVGVDLSSNQFEGPLPTFPLQTIALDLSNNMFSGPNSAICKIAEFLGPWDHY, from the exons ATGGAGTCTACAAGTAGTGGACTTGTTGCGTCTACGAAGGAAAAATTGCATCAGCTCC CTTCTTTATATCCTAATATTGTGCTACTCTTGTACGTGAAACCAGGTCCTAGATTCATTTCAGCAGCGGAAAGGGCAGAATTCAGGTGCATAGAAAGGGAAAGACAAGCACTCCTCAGTTTTAAACAAGAACTTGAGTATCCCTCTGGTCTTCTTTCTTCTTGGGGAAGTGAAGAAGGACAGAAGAGTGATTGCTGTAAATGGGTAGGAGTTGGTTGCAACAACAGAACTGATCGCATCACCATGCTTGATCTTCATGGTTTGGCTGTGGGAGGTAACATTACCGATTCATTACTTGAGTTGCAGCATTTGAATTATTTAGACCTTAGTGATAATAGTTTCTATGGGAATCCTTTCCCAAGTTTCGTTGGCTCCCTCAGGAAATTAAGATACCTGAGTCTCTCCAACAATGGTTTAATCGGAAGGCTGTCATATCAGCTTGGGAACCTCTCTAGCCTGCAATCTCTTGATCTCAGCTATAATTTTGATGTTAGTTTTGAAAGCCTTGATTGGCTTTCTCGTCTTTCTTTTTTGGAGCATCTTCACCTGACTGGAAATCACCTTACCCAAGCCAGTGATTGGATTCAAGTCGTTAACAAGCTCCCTCGCCTAAAAGACTTGCAGTTAAGTGATTGTAGCCTTTTAAGCATCGTTCCTCCAGCTCTTTCTTTCGTCAATTCTTCAAGATCTCTTGCTATCCTTGATCTTTCATTCAACCATCTTGCTTCATCAATAGTCCCCTGGTTGTCCAACTCCAGTGATAGCCTTGTTGATCTTGACCTATCTGCCAACCAGTTACAAGGTTCTATTCCAGATGCTTTCGGGAAAATGACTTCTCTCACGAATCTTCATCTTGCCGATAATCAACTTGAAGGAGGAATTCCAAGATCCTTTGGAGGAATGTGCAGCTTACGTGAGCTAGATTTGTCCTCCAACAACCTCAGTGGACCCCTTCCCAGGTCTATTCGAAATATGCATGGATGCGTAGAGAACTCGCTGAAGAGTTTGCAATTACGTGATAACCAACTTCATGGTTCTTTGCCTGATTTTACAAGATTCTCTTCCGTTACTGAATTGGACCTCTCTCATAACAAATTGAATGGATCTTTACCAAAAAGATTTAGACAACGTTCTGAACTTGTTTCCTTGAACTTGAGTGACAACCAACTCACTGGATCACTGCCAGATGTTACGATGCTTTCATCATTGAGAGAGTTCCTTATATATAACAATCGATTAGATGGGAATGCTTCTGAAAGTATTGGAAGCTTATCTCAGCTCGAGAAATTGAATGTTGGGAGGAATTCTCTGCAAGGTGTGATGTCTGAAGCTCATTTCTCAAATCTATCCAAATTACAGGAATTGGATTTATCTCATAACTCTCTGGTTTTGAAATTTACGTACGACTGGGCTCCCCCTTTTCTATTGAATTACCTTTATCTTTCATCTTGCAATTTGGGCCCTCATTTCCCACAATGGCTgcgaaatcaaaataatttatgggtGCTAGATATCTCTGGTACTGGAATTTCTGATACAATCCCCAATTGGTTTTGGGATCTGTCTAATTCCAGCTTGACCCTCTTAAACTTTTCCCACAACAACATGCGAGGTATGTTGCCTGATTTGTCATCAAAATATGCTGAAATTGTTGGGGTAGATTTGAGTTCCAACCAGTTTGAGGGCCCGTTACCAACTTTTCCTTTACAAACAATTGCCTTAGATCTCTCTAACAATATGTTTTCAGGGCCAAATTCTGCTATATGTAAGATTGCAG AATTCCTAGGTCCTTGGGATCACTATTGA
- the LOC18105624 gene encoding receptor-like protein EIX2, producing the protein MIQKGELTDINSGELGLGQPGQHVNKAVVDWKGRQYEYVRSLGLFRIIDFAGNKLTGEIPEEITSLLQLVALNLSGNNLTGGIPLKIGQLKQLESLDLSGNQLSGVIPSSTASLSFLSYLNLSYNNLSGKIPSGTQLQSFNASAFAGNLALCGLPVTHKCPGDEATPRPLANDDNQGNETVVDEFRRWFYTALGIGFGVFFWGVSGALLLKRSWRHAYFRFLDEAWDWIYVKIAVQKARLQQIYLRLLS; encoded by the coding sequence ATGATTCAGAAAGGGGAATTAACTGATATTAATTCTGGTGAACTTGGTTTGGGACAACCAGGCCAACATGTTAACAAAGCAGTGGTTGATTGGAAAGGAAGACAGTATGAATACGTACGGAGTCTGGGACTTTTCAGGATTATTGATTTTGCAGGAAACAAACTAACCGGAGAAATTCCAGAAGAGATAACAAGTCTCTTACAATTGGTTGCACTGAACTTGTCAGGAAACAATTTGACCGGAGGTATCCCTCTCAAGATTGGGCAGCTGAAACAGTTAGAATCTCTTGATTTGTCAGGAAATCAGTTGTCAGGAGTGATTCCATCCAGCACAGCTTCTCTAAGTTTTTTGAGTTACTTGAATCTCTCCTACAATAACCTGTCCGGGAAAATTCCATCAGGCACCCAGCTGCAAAGCTTTAATGCTTCAGCATTTGCCGGTAATCTTGCCTTGTGCGGGCTGCCGGTCACACATAAATGTCCTGGAGATGAGGCGACTCCAAGACCACTGGCTAATGATGACAACCAAGGCAATGAAACAGTTGTTGATGAATTCAGGAGATGGTTTTATACTGCTTTGGGAATCGGTTTCGGTGTGTTCTTTTGGGGAGTTTCAGGTGCTTTACTGCTAAAGCGTTCTTGGAGACATGCCTATTTCCGGTTCTTGGACGAAGCATGGGACTGGATCTACGTGAAAATAGCTGTGCAGAAGGCAAGACTGCAGCAGATATATCTGAGGCTCCTGTCTTAG